One stretch of Streptomyces sp. NBC_00443 DNA includes these proteins:
- a CDS encoding MFS transporter: MNPRLTLASSIVGAVIVALDGTVLTVAQPALQRDLGASFAQVQWTSTGYLIAVASLLVFAGRLGDRYGHHRLFGIGMLGFGAASAGIALAPGVGWVIGLRVVQGVFGALLQPATLGMLRAAFPPDRLRTPIAVRTAAIGVAAAAGPVVGGALVAGPGWRAVFLLNVAPALVLGVLALAVRRPPRTTSPARLDLPGALLLAVTLACLVHALVALPGWGWTAATAAVTGALFVRHERRAPSPLLPPDVIGSTAVGSALGMLVAASAALNGALFVGTFLLQDTLGMDAFRSALVSLPLALVMVLAAAICAVLLRRAGSRRTTMAAMALLALGILVLSRTGATPALCAGFALVGAGFGTVMVAATHVVVREAAVESAGVAGGLQQTAMNVGPVLGVAAATALMGSGDGPELPLSLLAALALAGAALGRGLPGVQGVQGATIDDHGQSRDRTRVPARR; encoded by the coding sequence GTGAACCCGCGTCTCACCCTCGCGAGCAGCATCGTCGGAGCCGTGATCGTCGCGCTCGACGGCACCGTCCTGACCGTCGCCCAGCCCGCCCTGCAACGCGACCTGGGCGCCTCCTTCGCACAGGTCCAGTGGACCAGCACCGGCTATCTCATCGCGGTGGCAAGCCTGTTGGTGTTCGCCGGTCGGCTCGGCGACCGGTACGGGCACCACCGGCTCTTCGGCATCGGGATGCTCGGTTTCGGGGCCGCGTCGGCCGGTATCGCGCTGGCGCCCGGCGTCGGATGGGTGATCGGGCTGCGGGTCGTGCAGGGCGTGTTCGGGGCGTTGCTTCAGCCGGCCACGCTGGGGATGCTGCGGGCCGCGTTCCCGCCCGACCGGCTGCGGACGCCGATCGCCGTGCGGACGGCCGCGATCGGGGTGGCGGCCGCTGCCGGGCCGGTGGTGGGCGGTGCGCTGGTGGCGGGGCCGGGCTGGCGGGCGGTGTTCCTGCTGAACGTCGCGCCCGCCCTCGTCCTCGGCGTGCTCGCCCTCGCCGTCCGTCGTCCCCCGCGCACCACCTCCCCCGCCCGGCTCGACCTGCCCGGCGCCCTCCTGCTCGCGGTGACCCTGGCCTGCCTGGTCCACGCCCTCGTCGCGCTGCCGGGATGGGGCTGGACCGCCGCCACCGCCGCGGTCACGGGTGCCCTCTTCGTCCGGCACGAGCGCCGCGCCCCGAGCCCGCTGCTGCCTCCGGACGTCATCGGGTCGACTGCGGTCGGCTCGGCGCTCGGCATGCTGGTCGCCGCGTCGGCGGCGCTGAACGGCGCGCTGTTCGTCGGCACGTTCCTGTTGCAGGACACGCTCGGCATGGACGCGTTCCGCAGCGCCCTGGTCAGCCTGCCGCTCGCCCTGGTGATGGTCCTCGCGGCGGCCATCTGCGCGGTGCTGCTGCGCCGGGCCGGGTCCCGCCGTACGACCATGGCCGCGATGGCGCTGCTCGCGCTCGGGATCCTCGTACTCTCCCGCACGGGCGCCACTCCCGCTCTGTGCGCCGGGTTCGCCCTGGTGGGGGCCGGGTTCGGCACGGTGATGGTGGCGGCGACCCATGTCGTCGTACGCGAGGCGGCCGTCGAGTCGGCCGGTGTGGCGGGCGGGCTGCAGCAGACCGCGATGAACGTCGGACCGGTGCTGGGCGTGGCCGCTGCGACCGCTCTGATGGGGTCCGGCGACGGCCCTGAGCTGCCGCTGAGCCTCCTCGCCGCCCTCGCCCTGGCCGGTGCGGCGCTGGGACGGGGGCTGCCGGGGGTGCAGGGGGTGCAGGGCGCGACGATCGACGATCATGGTCAATCGCGGGACCGTACACGCGTTCCTGCGCGACGATGA
- a CDS encoding serine hydrolase domain-containing protein encodes MALLRQEVDPGEVGLDAKALDRLDQYFAHYVDEGRIPGYLVAVARRGRVAHLTTHGHRDIAAGLPVEADTLWRIYSMTKPVTSVAALLLVEEGRLSLDDPVGRHLPAFAEPRVYVSGSGTDTVTRPAGGPLTVRHLMTHTAGLTFAFYRTHPVDALYRDANLDSAVLPGSDLAGTVDVYASLPLQFEPGTQWNYSVASNVLGRVIEVVSGQPLDEFFAERIFRPLGMTDAGFCVSGEQADRLSELYGETEQGGIEPIPGLPLHGRPRFLSGSGGMAASAHDVHRFMELLRRRGELDGTRLLSPETVDLMTSNHLPGGADLRSFGSRPAHDEPGNDGLGFGLGVSVVIDPTRTRAPAGLGTYGWSGVATTTFWVDPGHDLTVQFMTQVRPKTSHTMFQDLKRLVHEAVTAD; translated from the coding sequence ATGGCACTGCTGAGACAAGAGGTCGACCCGGGTGAGGTCGGGCTGGACGCGAAGGCGCTGGACCGCCTCGACCAGTACTTCGCCCACTACGTCGACGAGGGGCGGATACCCGGCTACCTGGTGGCCGTCGCCCGCCGCGGACGCGTCGCCCACCTCACCACGCACGGCCACCGGGACATCGCGGCCGGCCTCCCCGTCGAGGCGGACACGCTGTGGCGGATCTACTCCATGACCAAACCGGTCACCTCGGTCGCCGCGCTGCTGCTGGTCGAGGAGGGCAGGCTGTCGCTCGACGACCCGGTCGGCCGCCATCTGCCCGCCTTCGCCGAGCCCCGGGTGTACGTGAGCGGATCCGGCACCGACACGGTGACCCGGCCGGCCGGCGGGCCGCTGACCGTCCGGCATCTGATGACCCACACCGCCGGGCTGACCTTCGCCTTCTACCGCACGCATCCCGTCGACGCCCTCTACCGCGACGCCAACCTGGATTCGGCGGTGCTGCCCGGCTCCGACCTGGCCGGGACGGTCGACGTGTACGCGAGCCTGCCCCTGCAGTTCGAGCCGGGGACGCAGTGGAACTACTCGGTCGCCTCCAACGTCCTGGGCCGGGTCATCGAGGTGGTGTCCGGGCAGCCGCTCGACGAGTTCTTCGCCGAGCGGATCTTCCGGCCGCTCGGGATGACCGACGCGGGGTTCTGCGTGAGCGGCGAACAGGCCGACAGGCTCTCCGAGTTGTACGGCGAGACCGAGCAAGGCGGCATCGAGCCGATCCCCGGCCTCCCGCTGCACGGCCGGCCCCGCTTCCTGTCCGGCAGCGGCGGCATGGCGGCGTCCGCGCACGACGTCCACCGCTTCATGGAACTGCTGCGCCGCCGCGGCGAACTGGACGGCACCCGTCTGCTGAGCCCCGAGACCGTGGACCTGATGACGTCCAACCACCTCCCGGGCGGCGCCGACCTGCGGTCCTTCGGCAGCCGCCCCGCCCATGACGAGCCCGGCAACGACGGCCTCGGCTTCGGCCTCGGCGTCTCCGTGGTGATCGACCCGACTCGCACGAGGGCGCCGGCCGGCCTCGGCACGTATGGCTGGAGCGGCGTGGCGACCACCACGTTCTGGGTCGACCCGGGCCACGATCTGACGGTGCAGTTCATGACCCAGGTGCGGCCGAAGACCTCGCACACGATGTTCCAGGACCTCAAGCGCCTTGTACACGAGGCCGTCACGGCGGACTGA
- a CDS encoding saccharopine dehydrogenase family protein, with protein MADSSARVPASGTVHWVGAGLSTGSGLARLCDTGDRVRLWHRTTDRAADALKRLGLTGRAEPRAYTLPALTAELAPGDVVVSMLPAPEHAGLLAACIQEQAHFACSSYVSDAVLEQVPAAEAAGLVVLTEAGLDPGIDHLFAHCLVGRARAAVGDDTAASYSLTSYCGGVPAVPNDFRYRFSWAPAGVLNALRAPARYLKDGAETVAERPWEVTRRHVVDGEAFEVYPNRDSVPFVEQYGLPPAWKAQTFVRGTLRLEGWLQAWDAVFEELKAGDDARIAALAGELAAAYPTTDADRDRVVLAVSLDVRGGGGQSWSGSYLLDLVGDAEESAMARCVSRPLALGVRHILDGSLPTGLNRAAETAARSEEWLRELALEGVEFTLRVDR; from the coding sequence ATGGCTGACAGCTCCGCACGGGTGCCCGCGAGCGGCACCGTCCACTGGGTCGGCGCCGGTCTGTCCACCGGCAGCGGTCTGGCCCGGCTGTGCGACACGGGCGACCGCGTACGGCTGTGGCACCGCACCACGGACCGCGCCGCCGACGCCCTGAAGAGGCTGGGCCTCACCGGACGCGCCGAGCCCCGCGCGTACACGCTCCCCGCGCTCACGGCCGAACTGGCGCCGGGCGACGTGGTCGTATCGATGCTGCCGGCGCCCGAGCACGCCGGGCTGCTGGCGGCCTGCATCCAGGAGCAGGCCCACTTCGCCTGCTCCAGCTATGTGTCGGACGCCGTCCTCGAACAGGTGCCCGCGGCCGAGGCGGCCGGGCTCGTCGTCCTCACCGAGGCCGGCCTCGACCCGGGCATCGACCACCTCTTCGCCCACTGCCTGGTCGGCCGCGCCCGGGCGGCCGTCGGTGACGACACGGCCGCCTCGTACAGCCTCACCTCGTACTGCGGCGGTGTCCCCGCCGTCCCGAACGACTTCAGGTACCGCTTCAGCTGGGCGCCCGCCGGGGTTCTCAACGCCCTGCGCGCACCGGCCCGTTACCTCAAGGACGGTGCCGAGACCGTCGCCGAGCGGCCGTGGGAGGTGACGCGGCGGCACGTCGTCGACGGGGAGGCGTTCGAGGTCTACCCCAACCGCGACAGCGTTCCGTTCGTCGAGCAGTACGGACTGCCGCCCGCGTGGAAAGCACAGACCTTCGTGCGGGGCACCCTGCGCCTGGAGGGCTGGCTGCAGGCCTGGGACGCCGTCTTCGAGGAGCTGAAGGCGGGTGACGACGCCCGGATCGCGGCCCTGGCAGGGGAGTTGGCGGCGGCCTACCCCACCACGGACGCCGACCGGGACCGGGTCGTTCTCGCGGTGTCGCTCGATGTGCGCGGCGGGGGCGGGCAGAGCTGGTCCGGCAGTTACCTGCTGGACCTCGTGGGGGACGCGGAGGAGAGCGCCATGGCCCGCTGCGTCTCGCGCCCCCTCGCTCTCGGCGTCCGGCACATTCTGGACGGCTCCCTGCCGACGGGCCTGAACCGTGCCGCCGAGACGGCGGCCCGCTCGGAGGAGTGGCTGCGCGAACTCGCCCTGGAAGGAGTGGAGTTCACCCTGCGCGTGGACCGGTGA
- a CDS encoding NAD(P)/FAD-dependent oxidoreductase, with product MHASVVVIGGGVMGTSIAYHVARAGIRDVVLVERDELASGSTSKAAGGVRAQFSDELNIQLGARSLEAFGRFEDETGHDIGLHRVGYLFLLSTPEEVAGFEAGVRLQNALGVPSRMIDPAEAQRLSPLITTDGLLAAAFSPDDGHCTPESVVHGYASAAREYGARLLRHNDVTGIELHGDRITAVTTTLARIATDTVICAAGPWSRTIGAMVGVDLPVVPLRRQVAVTEPAAGLPPQLPMTIDFTTSLYFHTEGPGLLLGMSDPDERPGFATDTHDRWIPRLTEAMEHRAPALLDLRRTGGWAGLYEVTPDHNALIGEAPSVSRFLYATGFSGHGFLQGPAVGEVIRDLYLGRVPFVDVSPLSAGRFMADAPRPEANRV from the coding sequence ATGCATGCGAGCGTCGTCGTCATCGGCGGCGGTGTGATGGGGACCAGCATCGCCTACCACGTCGCCCGTGCGGGGATCCGGGACGTCGTCCTTGTCGAGCGGGACGAACTGGCGTCCGGGTCCACCTCCAAGGCGGCCGGGGGCGTGCGGGCGCAGTTCTCCGACGAGCTCAACATCCAGCTCGGGGCACGCAGCCTGGAGGCGTTCGGCCGGTTCGAGGACGAGACCGGGCACGACATCGGGCTGCACCGGGTCGGCTATCTGTTCCTGCTCTCCACGCCGGAGGAGGTCGCCGGCTTCGAGGCGGGCGTCCGGCTGCAGAACGCCCTCGGCGTGCCGAGCCGCATGATCGACCCCGCCGAGGCGCAGCGGCTGTCCCCCCTGATCACCACCGACGGACTGCTGGCGGCCGCGTTCTCGCCGGACGACGGCCACTGCACCCCCGAGTCCGTCGTCCACGGCTACGCGTCCGCGGCCCGCGAGTACGGGGCGCGGCTCTTACGCCACAACGACGTCACCGGCATCGAACTGCACGGCGACCGGATCACCGCCGTGACGACGACCCTCGCACGCATCGCCACCGACACGGTGATCTGCGCGGCCGGCCCCTGGTCGCGCACGATCGGGGCGATGGTCGGCGTGGACCTGCCCGTGGTGCCGCTGCGCCGCCAGGTCGCGGTCACCGAACCGGCCGCCGGACTGCCGCCCCAGCTGCCCATGACGATCGACTTCACCACCAGCCTCTACTTCCACACCGAGGGCCCCGGCCTCCTCCTCGGCATGTCCGACCCCGACGAGCGCCCCGGCTTCGCCACCGACACCCACGACCGCTGGATCCCCCGCCTGACCGAGGCCATGGAGCACCGCGCCCCCGCCCTGCTCGACCTGCGCCGCACGGGAGGCTGGGCGGGCCTGTACGAGGTCACGCCGGACCACAACGCGCTGATCGGTGAGGCGCCTTCCGTATCCCGTTTCCTGTACGCGACCGGCTTCTCCGGCCATGGCTTTCTGCAGGGACCGGCCGTCGGCGAGGTCATCCGTGACCTGTACCTCGGCCGCGTACCCTTCGTGGACGTCAGCCCCTTGAGCGCCGGCCGGTTCATGGCCGACGCCCCGCGCCCGGAGGCCAACCGCGTATGA